The following is a genomic window from Mus pahari chromosome 1, PAHARI_EIJ_v1.1, whole genome shotgun sequence.
CTAGGCAGTCCCACCCTGAAGCCACGCTAAGCGGCAGTTCTTCCATGCTGGTACCGGGGACGGGGGCTTACCTGGATTGGGGGAGCTGGGCCACTGAGGTTCATGCCTAGAGCTTGCTTTCGCAGGAGGATCCTGAGCAGATCATGACTCAGCTGTAGTCTCTGGTCCCTCAGGGTGTTAGGGGGTGCTGTCCCCACCAGTGACAGGCTTGGGGGTTCCAGGCTCTTCTTGCCCATGAAGTGACCTAAGAAAGGAGGTGCAAGGTACATGGAAGCTCGTGATGAGGACCCTATGACCACAGCAAGCTCTGGTCTAGTCTACCTTCCTGGCTCTCACAGAGGGAGGACAAGAAACATTCTCCTCAGCAAGAAGCCACGGATCTCTGGGTGGAGGCAAAGCTgacattctcagctcttcctgacCCGCTGGAGGACAGAAGATGGGTAGATAGCCCAGGACCAGGGAGACTACCTGCCAGGGAAGGAAGTGGAGAAGGTGCCTCTAGATGGATACAGCGAAGACAGAGGTGAGAAGACCTGGCAGTCTGCCTAAGGGGAGGGGGACCGGATCTTAAACTTGCAGAGTGGGTTGTCTTAGCCAAGTCTGTGAGTGCTAGGGTCTCAAGATTCCCATCCGTTAAACTTGCTGAGCCCCCGGCGACTGCAGGAGCTCCGCTACAAAGAGCCTCCAGAAGGTtgaaaaggaaactgaggagaATGAGGCATGCTTATAGGGGGTCCCCTAACACTTACCGGTCGCCCAGAGGTTGCCCCGAGGGTGCACTCGAATCTTGCTTGCTCGGCTGCGGGGCTCCGGGAGATCCCAGTTGAAGGGAGCGACGCTGGAAGCGAACAATGCGAAGAGCAGGAGACCACGGAGGAGCCAAGAGCTCCCTGCCTGCCGGGTCATGGCTGTGCCAAACAGGCTCTTCTCTGGCACTCTCAGGGTACTAGTTCTCGAAGCCCGCCTTCCAGCCTTTTAAACTACAGTCGGAGCGGAGCCTGCCTTAGGAGCCGAGCGCGCTCCGCCCCAGAGCCCCGCCCCGCAGGCTCCGCCCACACAGCCTTGCATCCCGGTTTCTGTTAGAAACCCACCACACTCGCTTGCTTAAGGCATCATCCCAGGCAAAGGTCACCAAGGCCACCGACACAGCTTTTTGCCATCATGTTGTTACTTCAGTTCTCAAAGCTCCTTGAAAGCTAAAGTAGAACAAGAAGCCCTGCTCTTGGCAGTCTATGTGTTTGGCATCATCCCGCAGAGGAACTCAAATGAAAGAATCCTGTCACCTCCTGTCTCAAACCATCTGAACCTTATTTGCACTGCTTTGCGCTCACAAATGGCACACACTGGGTAACCTGGACAAGTTCTGTGCCCAGAATGGGGACAGAAttatgggaagggagagaggagctgCCTCCTAGCAGTGGCACCCTTTAAAGGGCTTGGCTTATACTGTAGGTCAGGTCAGTGGAGAGATTGCCGGGCCAGATGACTTCCCTAGTGTAAAATGGAAATAACCATACTGCCTATTCCTttaatagttttacatttttttagtaCAACTATTTGTggtctgtttatttctttgtggtttctttttgaGGAatggtctctctgtatagccctggctatacagaactcactatgtagaccaggctggcctcaaattcagagctgCTCTTGGAAAATATCTTCAGTCATCAGTGGCACCCCTGAATGATCAGGGGCAGATATGTGCTCCAGCActgtgggaggggcaggagggacgCCAATTCCCTGTTCCCAAGAGTTCACTTTCTCATTGGAAACTAGGTCAAGGAGTGACTCCTTCACTGCATCATCTGTGCACCTAgcataatctttttgttttgtttgggacatGAGCTATGTAGctcttctgtcctggaactccctacaTAACCAGACTGAGTTGAAtttatagcaatcctcctgtctcaggttCCTAAGTACCagattatagatgtgagccacaCGACTTGGTTTGCCATCTTTACTGCTATACACAGCTAGCTGAGCAGGGCCAGGAGTCCTACAGATCAACATCCCAGAAGGGGGTCTTAGCATTCTGTGGATGTCAGAGGTAAGCAGCACATTAGGTGT
Proteins encoded in this region:
- the Nmb gene encoding neuromedin-B isoform X2 produces the protein MTRQAGSSWLLRGLLLFALFASSVAPFNWDLPEPRSRASKIRVHPRGNLWATGHFMGKKSLEPPSLSLVGTAPPNTLRDQRLQLSHDLLRILLRKQALGMNLSGPAPPIQYRRLLEPLLQK
- the Nmb gene encoding neuromedin-B isoform X1, coding for MTRQAGSSWLLRGLLLFALFASSVAPFNWDLPEPRSRASKIRVHPRGNLWATGHFMGKKSLEPPSLSLVGTAPPNTLRDQRLQLSHDLLRILLRKQALGMNLSGPAPPIQEAAGATAAEMMPILEQTGRWA